Proteins encoded together in one Chitinophaga sp. LS1 window:
- a CDS encoding efflux transporter outer membrane subunit, translating into MNLKYLTRTAAVIAVAVLILPGCKIRQAYIRPAVETDSLYRAAYTTDTATIANLSWRQMFKDDKLQALIQEGIANNYDLIIAVARIKQAEANLRQAKAAFLPTLSVEPQYTKQKVAATQGGNLGFTPANVYAVQGNASWEIDLWGKLSSAKKASLALLLQTYAYQRSVQTKLIADIATNYYNLLAYDKQLAITVETVDNRKEDVETNKALKIANRVNEASVAQSEANLYAAEVTIPDLQNSIRETENALCVLTGRHPGTIQRNMLDGQEVDTTLQTGVPAQLLSNRPDVQQAEYNVRYYFEQINVARAYFYPTLNITAQGGWQSATVGDLFKSATIFGNVVGGLTQPVFNKGQNKQRLQLAKAQYEENVATFQQTVLDAGREVSDALYNYKAVQDKALTRKLQLDAWFRSVDYNRELLKNGYVTYTDVLTSEQSYLSAQLSGVNDRLQQLTSLVTLYKSLGGGWK; encoded by the coding sequence ATGAACTTAAAATATCTTACACGTACAGCTGCTGTAATTGCAGTGGCTGTACTAATATTGCCTGGATGCAAAATAAGGCAGGCCTACATACGCCCTGCTGTTGAAACAGATAGCCTGTACCGCGCCGCATACACTACAGATACAGCTACCATCGCAAATTTATCCTGGAGACAGATGTTTAAGGATGACAAATTGCAGGCTTTGATACAGGAAGGCATTGCCAATAATTACGATTTAATAATTGCCGTGGCCCGGATCAAACAAGCCGAAGCCAACTTGCGTCAGGCCAAAGCAGCATTTTTACCCACACTAAGCGTTGAACCACAGTACACGAAGCAAAAAGTTGCTGCTACACAAGGCGGGAACCTGGGTTTTACACCAGCAAACGTTTACGCGGTTCAAGGCAACGCCAGTTGGGAAATAGACTTGTGGGGAAAATTAAGTAGTGCCAAAAAGGCTTCACTCGCATTACTTTTACAAACTTATGCCTACCAACGGTCTGTTCAGACGAAACTGATTGCCGACATTGCTACCAACTATTATAACCTGTTGGCTTACGATAAGCAACTGGCTATAACTGTGGAAACTGTGGATAACCGTAAAGAAGATGTAGAAACTAATAAAGCATTAAAGATAGCTAATCGTGTAAATGAAGCATCAGTTGCACAAAGTGAGGCCAACCTTTATGCGGCCGAGGTTACCATACCCGATCTGCAAAACAGTATTCGCGAGACTGAAAATGCATTGTGCGTTTTGACTGGAAGACATCCTGGTACAATTCAAAGAAACATGCTTGATGGGCAAGAGGTAGACACTACATTACAAACCGGTGTGCCTGCACAATTGCTAAGCAACCGCCCTGATGTACAACAGGCGGAGTATAATGTCAGGTACTATTTTGAGCAGATCAATGTAGCCCGCGCTTACTTTTATCCCACTCTTAATATTACAGCCCAGGGTGGTTGGCAATCGGCAACCGTTGGCGATCTGTTTAAAAGCGCTACCATTTTTGGTAATGTTGTAGGAGGTTTAACACAGCCAGTATTTAACAAAGGACAGAACAAACAACGGTTGCAACTTGCGAAAGCACAATACGAAGAGAATGTGGCAACGTTTCAGCAAACAGTACTTGATGCCGGTCGCGAAGTTTCTGACGCGTTATACAACTACAAAGCAGTTCAGGATAAAGCCTTAACACGTAAGCTGCAACTTGATGCCTGGTTCAGATCTGTAGATTACAACCGCGAACTACTTAAAAACGGTTACGTCACCTATACCGATGTTTTAACATCTGAACAGTCCTATTTATCTGCACAATTAAGCGGCGTAAACGACCGGTTGCAACAATTGACATCATTAGTAACGTTGTACAAAAGTTTAGGAGGGGGATGGAAATAA
- a CDS encoding SDR family oxidoreductase, whose amino-acid sequence MILVTGATGQLGGAAVAQLLKTIAPDELAVLARDGNKAQRYIDKGVNVRIGDFDDEESLEQAMKGISKVLLIPTIAPHRLEQHKKVIDAAVKNGVKHIVYPGVSCKNIETSATAGLDAHFKTEDYIRDTGLTYTFLRNTLYMEAIPLFGGEKLSESGFFLPAGNGKVPFALRREMGEAAANVLLQEGHENKIYDITGSELYGYAEVADELAKLTGKSISYTSADPALFAEQLKSAGVDEFFVFVVTGFNLDIKNRQFEIVTNDLENLLGRKPVGLKDGLIEVFGL is encoded by the coding sequence ATGATATTAGTTACAGGAGCAACTGGCCAGTTAGGTGGAGCTGCAGTAGCACAGCTATTGAAAACAATCGCACCTGATGAATTGGCAGTTTTGGCAAGAGATGGAAATAAAGCACAACGTTATATTGATAAAGGTGTGAATGTTCGCATAGGGGACTTCGATGATGAGGAATCATTGGAACAGGCGATGAAAGGTATCAGCAAAGTTTTATTAATTCCTACTATCGCACCTCATCGCCTGGAGCAACACAAAAAAGTGATTGATGCTGCTGTAAAAAATGGTGTAAAGCACATTGTTTATCCTGGCGTATCGTGCAAAAATATAGAGACATCAGCTACAGCAGGACTGGATGCGCATTTTAAAACAGAGGATTATATCCGTGATACCGGATTAACATACACTTTCCTTAGAAACACACTTTATATGGAGGCCATTCCCCTTTTTGGTGGTGAAAAATTGTCTGAGAGTGGCTTTTTCCTTCCGGCAGGAAATGGTAAGGTGCCTTTTGCGTTAAGACGGGAAATGGGTGAAGCAGCTGCAAATGTGTTATTGCAGGAGGGTCATGAGAATAAAATATATGATATAACAGGCAGTGAATTGTATGGATATGCGGAAGTTGCAGATGAGTTAGCAAAGCTTACCGGGAAATCTATTAGCTATACATCAGCAGATCCTGCTCTATTTGCAGAACAATTGAAAAGTGCCGGAGTGGATGAGTTTTTCGTCTTTGTAGTAACCGGTTTTAATCTTGATATAAAGAACAGGCAGTTTGAAATTGTAACTAATGATCTGGAAAACTTGCTGGGCAGGAAACCTGTTGGACTGAAGGATGGCCTTATCGAAGTATTTGGTCTTTAA
- a CDS encoding helix-turn-helix domain-containing protein: MKTNNISSIHNYTINEVSTDIGHKCPAKDFLTFRSDEVKPKEEILGNPIRSDHFSIALVIEGEIDVQINLVNYCVKKNSLVVIPFNTIHQIQNHDDKSIVIVVCFSHDFIGQSRVSEKHLSSYGFFSPQNNPYLILDDEDADALHGVIKMLHKANDPAYEHPFKAEIVQHGFNIFIYEVAALFKKYRPNEEVKLTRKEEILTSFLKLLFQHFREERGVQFYADALYITPKHLTKMVKEVTNKTCGEMIDEIVILEAKIMLNDLGLSVATVAAQLQFSDQFFFSKFFKKHTGIAPSKYKGAVK, encoded by the coding sequence ATGAAAACCAATAATATTTCCTCCATTCATAATTATACGATAAATGAAGTCAGTACTGACATTGGGCATAAGTGCCCGGCTAAAGATTTTCTCACTTTCAGGAGTGATGAAGTAAAACCTAAAGAGGAGATATTAGGGAACCCTATACGTTCAGATCATTTTTCAATTGCGTTGGTTATTGAGGGGGAAATAGATGTTCAAATCAACCTGGTTAATTACTGTGTAAAAAAGAACAGCCTTGTCGTCATTCCTTTTAATACTATACACCAGATTCAAAATCATGATGATAAATCCATAGTAATAGTTGTTTGCTTTTCACATGATTTTATTGGACAGTCCCGGGTTAGCGAAAAGCATCTATCATCCTATGGTTTCTTCTCTCCACAAAATAATCCTTATTTAATATTGGACGATGAGGATGCTGACGCATTGCATGGAGTTATAAAAATGTTGCATAAAGCGAATGATCCGGCATATGAGCATCCGTTTAAGGCGGAGATAGTTCAACATGGGTTTAATATTTTTATTTATGAAGTAGCTGCTTTATTTAAAAAGTACCGACCTAATGAAGAAGTGAAATTAACCAGGAAAGAAGAGATATTAACATCTTTTTTAAAGCTGCTTTTTCAACACTTCAGGGAAGAGCGCGGGGTTCAATTCTACGCAGATGCGCTCTATATAACACCTAAGCACCTCACTAAAATGGTAAAAGAAGTTACTAATAAGACTTGTGGTGAAATGATTGATGAAATTGTGATTTTAGAAGCAAAAATAATGCTGAATGATCTTGGTCTCTCAGTGGCCACGGTGGCGGCGCAGCTGCAGTTTAGTGATCAGTTTTTCTTTAGTAAATTTTTTAAAAAGCATACTGGTATTGCTCCTAGTAAGTATAAAGGAGCGGTTAAATAG
- a CDS encoding NAD(P)/FAD-dependent oxidoreductase, with protein MEHTHKKVVIIGGGFAGLNLAKNLVKTPGYHITLIDRNNYNFFQPLLYQVATGFLEVSSISYPYRKLLQGKKNIHFCLGRLVEILPAENKVLLDVGEMEYDYLVLATGTKSNYLNLKNIEANALPMKTLDDAINMRNYLLQQIETASRVTDIAAKKKLTTIVIVGGGPTGIEIAGMLAEMTKSILPKDYPELNDHAGGIYLVDSHHSLLSSMSERSQAYTYNKLQDMGVRIMLGARVTDYVDDMLMLSTGEIIPAKILIWAAGVTGEVFPGIPQSSYGNGNRLRVDAHNTVNGFSNIFAIGDIALQTSDPNYSNGHPQVAQVAIQQGKSLAYNLMAINSNKPLKPFTYFDKGSMAIIGSKKAVADMPKQRIHFNGFIAWVMWLFIHLTYLTNHRNRVKTFYNWMLAYFTKDQVLRMIIRPSSRA; from the coding sequence ATGGAACATACTCATAAGAAGGTGGTAATAATAGGCGGTGGTTTTGCAGGGTTAAACCTGGCTAAAAATCTGGTAAAAACCCCTGGTTATCATATTACATTGATTGACAGGAATAATTATAACTTTTTTCAACCGTTGTTATACCAGGTAGCTACGGGTTTTTTAGAGGTTTCCAGTATAAGCTATCCTTACCGGAAATTGTTGCAGGGTAAAAAGAACATTCACTTCTGTTTAGGCCGGCTGGTTGAAATTTTACCTGCAGAGAATAAGGTATTGCTGGATGTAGGGGAGATGGAATATGATTACCTGGTTTTGGCAACTGGTACTAAGAGCAATTATTTAAATCTGAAAAACATTGAAGCAAATGCATTACCCATGAAGACATTAGATGACGCTATAAATATGCGTAATTATTTGCTACAGCAAATTGAAACAGCTTCCAGGGTAACGGATATTGCTGCAAAGAAAAAGTTAACTACTATTGTTATTGTAGGGGGCGGTCCAACAGGAATAGAAATAGCTGGTATGCTTGCTGAAATGACAAAAAGTATTTTGCCTAAAGATTACCCTGAATTGAATGATCATGCAGGTGGTATCTATTTAGTAGATAGTCATCACTCCTTACTATCTTCAATGAGTGAGCGTTCACAAGCCTATACTTATAATAAATTACAGGATATGGGGGTGAGGATTATGCTAGGTGCACGCGTAACGGATTATGTAGATGATATGTTAATGTTATCTACGGGTGAAATTATTCCAGCTAAAATTTTAATATGGGCAGCAGGTGTTACAGGCGAGGTATTTCCAGGTATTCCCCAAAGTTCCTATGGCAATGGAAACCGTTTAAGAGTGGATGCGCACAATACTGTAAATGGTTTTTCAAACATTTTTGCTATTGGTGATATCGCTTTGCAAACCAGTGATCCGAACTATAGCAATGGTCACCCCCAGGTAGCGCAGGTAGCAATACAGCAAGGTAAAAGTCTCGCTTATAATTTAATGGCAATTAATAGTAATAAGCCCCTTAAACCATTTACCTATTTTGACAAGGGATCAATGGCTATTATTGGAAGTAAAAAAGCGGTGGCAGATATGCCAAAGCAGAGAATACATTTTAATGGATTTATAGCCTGGGTGATGTGGTTGTTTATACATTTAACCTATTTAACCAATCATCGTAACCGTGTTAAAACTTTTTATAACTGGATGCTGGCCTATTTTACAAAAGACCAGGTATTACGTATGATCATCAGGCCATCTTCAAGAGCATAG
- a CDS encoding NAD(P)H-dependent oxidoreductase, producing MSLITSLKWRYAVKKFSNKKVNNVDLQTILDAINLSASSAGLQPYRVIVVENEEIRAQLGKGEFNPQITEASHLLVFAAKEELSTSDIDEYMQRMADTRGLPIESLSGFREILTAHITGRSKEENFVWATKQAYIGLGTGLAVAAELRIDTTPMEGFNPAKFDEILELKKKGLKSVVLLAVGYRDTEKDPYVNAAKVRLDVEDFTIFVK from the coding sequence ATGAGTTTAATTACATCTTTAAAATGGCGTTATGCTGTTAAGAAATTTAGCAATAAAAAAGTTAACAATGTTGATCTGCAAACAATTTTAGATGCTATTAACCTTTCAGCATCTTCAGCTGGCTTGCAACCGTATCGTGTCATTGTAGTTGAAAATGAGGAAATACGTGCGCAACTAGGTAAGGGCGAATTTAATCCTCAAATAACGGAAGCTTCACATTTACTTGTATTTGCGGCAAAGGAAGAGCTTTCTACATCTGACATTGACGAATACATGCAACGCATGGCTGATACCAGAGGACTTCCGATTGAATCTTTATCAGGTTTCAGGGAAATTTTGACGGCGCACATTACCGGGAGATCTAAAGAAGAGAATTTTGTATGGGCTACCAAACAGGCATATATTGGTTTGGGTACTGGTTTGGCTGTAGCAGCGGAATTGCGCATAGATACTACGCCAATGGAAGGGTTTAATCCAGCAAAATTTGATGAAATCCTTGAACTAAAGAAAAAGGGATTAAAAAGCGTTGTATTATTAGCTGTGGGGTACAGAGATACTGAAAAAGATCCCTATGTAAATGCCGCGAAGGTAAGATTGGATGTCGAAGATTTTACAATATTTGTAAAATAG
- a CDS encoding NAD(P)-dependent oxidoreductase translates to MKVAVIGATGFTGHHISKELANRNIKVLGISRKGSITDTPLINYISMDVMNVAGLAETIKGCDVVVNAFNPGWNNPEIYDQFLKGAQAIQAAVKLSGVKRLIAIGGAGSLYVSPGGPQVIDTVSNDHPFYAGAKAAKDYLEIIKQETDLDWAFFSPALEMHQGITTGRTGRYRLGTDYPVTDENGKNVLSGEDLAVVIADEIEHPKHHQVRFTAAY, encoded by the coding sequence ATGAAAGTTGCTGTAATTGGTGCTACCGGCTTTACTGGTCACCATATCTCCAAAGAATTAGCAAATAGGAATATCAAAGTATTAGGTATATCAAGAAAGGGCTCAATAACAGACACTCCTCTTATTAATTATATCAGTATGGACGTGATGAATGTTGCCGGACTTGCTGAAACAATAAAGGGTTGTGATGTTGTCGTCAATGCATTTAACCCGGGATGGAATAACCCGGAGATCTATGATCAATTTCTAAAAGGTGCTCAGGCTATTCAGGCGGCCGTAAAACTTTCAGGCGTAAAACGTTTGATTGCCATTGGAGGCGCAGGAAGCTTGTATGTTTCACCAGGTGGTCCTCAGGTCATAGATACTGTTTCGAATGATCATCCATTTTATGCCGGCGCAAAAGCTGCTAAAGATTATCTGGAAATTATTAAACAGGAAACTGATCTTGATTGGGCGTTTTTCAGTCCGGCATTGGAAATGCACCAGGGTATTACTACTGGCAGAACAGGTCGATACAGGCTGGGTACAGACTATCCTGTAACAGATGAAAATGGTAAAAATGTCCTGTCAGGCGAAGATCTTGCAGTGGTGATAGCTGATGAGATTGAACATCCGAAACATCACCAGGTAAGATTTACGGCGGCCTACTAG
- a CDS encoding SDR family NAD(P)-dependent oxidoreductase yields the protein MSLKNKVAILAGSTGVIAINIVKMLLKENAIIIVLAQSAKDLLWIKQMETISNGGSIITMLADYPDYYKAEQLADDIIERFGQIDLSIACFESATLNKPLNEVEITEWERTIEQNITAFFVAARLSIMGIKKSRQGMFISIDFTDHTLKRKLAKLTRLSLCMQKEMAKMFFEEIKDTNMEYYHLYVDPKKKNKAKNNYIHPDELGALILDLYDGNTKDKGTLFQWMQNNH from the coding sequence ATGTCATTGAAAAATAAAGTCGCGATTTTAGCGGGTAGTACTGGTGTAATAGCGATAAACATTGTAAAAATGTTATTGAAAGAAAATGCCATTATTATAGTACTCGCGCAAAGCGCCAAGGATCTGTTATGGATCAAACAAATGGAGACAATTTCGAACGGGGGTTCAATCATCACTATGCTGGCTGATTATCCTGATTATTATAAGGCGGAACAATTGGCGGATGATATTATTGAACGTTTTGGTCAAATAGATTTGAGTATTGCCTGTTTTGAAAGTGCTACACTCAATAAGCCTCTTAATGAGGTAGAAATTACGGAATGGGAGCGTACTATTGAACAAAACATAACAGCTTTTTTTGTTGCTGCAAGGCTATCCATCATGGGTATAAAAAAATCCCGGCAAGGTATGTTCATCAGTATCGATTTTACGGACCATACTTTAAAAAGGAAGCTGGCTAAACTTACCCGCTTATCACTATGCATGCAAAAAGAAATGGCAAAAATGTTCTTCGAAGAAATAAAGGACACAAATATGGAATATTATCATTTATATGTAGATCCTAAGAAGAAGAACAAGGCTAAAAATAATTATATCCATCCGGATGAGTTGGGAGCATTAATACTGGATTTGTATGACGGCAATACAAAAGACAAAGGAACGCTGTTTCAATGGATGCAGAATAATCATTAA
- a CDS encoding efflux RND transporter periplasmic adaptor subunit — protein MPIKINQVLLIIQLSTTLLVLASCGSKPAAAGHGAAGPGAGGPAGPPPYKSAAVYSGDATMFYSYPATIQGEQNVEIRPKVDGFIQNIFVDEGATVHKGEPLFELRNPQYEAAVRSAIAAVKIAEADVQTAEMDVEKVKPLVERKIISDYELKSKQYALNSKKASLASAQADLVNAKVNVGYTYLTSPSNGVIGTIPYKVGSLVSSTSASPLTTVYNTNNIYVYFSLNEKQLLEFSRTVKGATLKEKLATMEDVSLILADGTEYPEKGRIVTASGLISTETGSVSFRANFPNKLGLIRSGSSATIKIPVKMENALLIPQNATYDMQGQKFVYTVNDKDNTVNVSVSVSENPIGNLYVVESGLKKGDKLIVEGVGNLKPGMAVKPLPTNTDSLYADAGKHK, from the coding sequence ATGCCAATAAAAATAAACCAGGTACTACTAATCATTCAATTGTCGACAACATTGCTAGTATTAGCTTCATGCGGGAGTAAACCTGCAGCCGCAGGACATGGAGCAGCAGGACCCGGAGCAGGTGGCCCCGCAGGACCTCCCCCTTATAAATCCGCAGCAGTATACTCAGGAGATGCTACCATGTTTTACAGCTATCCTGCTACTATACAAGGTGAACAGAATGTTGAAATACGCCCTAAAGTTGATGGTTTTATTCAAAACATATTTGTAGACGAAGGTGCAACCGTACATAAAGGTGAGCCACTCTTTGAATTACGGAATCCACAATACGAAGCCGCTGTAAGAAGCGCTATTGCTGCTGTTAAGATAGCAGAGGCAGACGTTCAGACTGCAGAAATGGATGTAGAAAAGGTAAAGCCCCTGGTGGAAAGAAAGATCATCAGCGATTACGAGTTAAAATCAAAACAATATGCCTTAAATTCCAAAAAAGCCTCTCTGGCATCAGCCCAGGCCGACCTGGTTAACGCTAAAGTAAATGTAGGTTATACCTATTTAACCAGTCCTTCTAACGGCGTTATAGGAACAATACCCTATAAGGTTGGTAGTTTGGTAAGCAGCACATCGGCAAGTCCACTTACCACGGTTTACAACACAAATAACATTTACGTATACTTTTCTTTAAATGAAAAACAACTACTTGAATTTTCAAGAACGGTAAAAGGCGCAACGCTTAAAGAAAAACTGGCAACCATGGAAGATGTGTCATTAATACTTGCTGATGGCACAGAGTATCCGGAAAAAGGAAGAATCGTTACAGCCAGTGGGCTAATCAGTACAGAAACAGGATCAGTAAGTTTCAGGGCCAATTTCCCCAACAAGCTTGGCCTGATACGCAGCGGAAGTAGTGCGACCATCAAAATACCTGTTAAAATGGAGAACGCTTTGTTGATTCCTCAAAATGCTACATATGATATGCAGGGACAAAAATTTGTTTACACAGTAAACGATAAAGATAATACTGTAAATGTCAGTGTAAGTGTATCCGAAAATCCTATTGGAAATCTATATGTGGTGGAAAGCGGTTTGAAAAAAGGTGATAAGCTGATAGTAGAAGGTGTAGGTAACTTAAAACCGGGTATGGCTGTCAAACCACTACCGACCAATACCGATAGCTTATATGCTGATGCAGGTAAACATAAGTAG
- a CDS encoding efflux RND transporter permease subunit, producing the protein MLKIFIKRPVLSTVISVIIVILGVLAYLGLPVTQYPEIAPPTVKVSATYTGAGADVIQRNVIIPLEEQINGVEGMTYMTSTATNDGDATITVYFKLGTNSDINAVNVQNRVQRATNLLPAEVTKAGVTVDKQQSSNLLIFALKSNNPSYDQTFLSNYANINLIPEIKRINGVGSVVSFGTKDYSMRVWLKPDIMATYGITPADVNNALAEQNFDAAPGKFGENSDQVFQYTIKYTGRLIDTTQFGNIIMRSKTDGQLLRLKDIARLELGSLTYSSTMNTDDQPATVIAISQTAGSNAQAIIKDAIATLDKASASFPEGVSYIPLLNANDFLGASIEKVVHTLIEAYILVFLVVFIFLQDFRSTLIPGISVLVSIIGTFACLSLFGFTINLLTLFALVLAIGIVVDDAIVVVEAVHAKLDEGYKSAYNASVDAMSELGGTIVAITLVMAAVFVPVSFISGSSGVFFKQFGLTLASAIVISAINALTLSPALCALFLKPHEEHNGTRKNLLQRFYMAFNTGFDALKGKYQKSIGFLTRKKWIIPSAVVLFTALLVFFMKTSPGGFVPNEDQGTIFADISLPPGSSLEKTMQVANMVDNMAKNIPEVANRAKITGQSIINGTGSNFGLLIFKLKPWDKREGVKVDDVIGRLFGMTAGIKDAKIIFFAPPTVPGFGNSSGFTIELQDKTGGSVENFSKVAGGFLGAINQRPEILYGATGFNPNYPQYLMNINVAKTKEAGILPSDLMSTMQGYYGGIYASNFNQFGKQYRVMIQADAKYRSNSQSLNNVYVKNASGNMAPVSEFVTLTSVNGPQSLSRFNLYNNISVIGSPKPGFSSGDALNAVRETAAQTLPAGYTFDYSGLSREEVNSGGQTVFIYILCIVFVFFLLSALYESYIIPFAVLLSLPVGLFGTYLFARIMGIDNNIYMQISVVMLIGLLAKNAILIVEYAVARREKGMTIVNAAIEAATARLRPILMTSLAFIVGLMPLMFSSGVGAAGNRSIGTGAVGGMLVGTIFGVFIIPVLYIIFQTLQEKFSGKKKPGEVVIPALD; encoded by the coding sequence ATGCTTAAGATATTCATAAAAAGACCGGTCTTATCTACTGTAATATCGGTAATAATAGTAATACTGGGAGTATTAGCTTATTTAGGGCTCCCCGTTACACAATACCCTGAAATCGCCCCCCCTACAGTTAAGGTATCGGCTACTTATACTGGTGCCGGCGCAGACGTAATCCAAAGAAACGTTATTATACCACTGGAAGAGCAGATAAATGGTGTAGAAGGAATGACTTACATGACATCCACCGCCACTAATGATGGTGATGCTACCATCACTGTATACTTTAAACTTGGTACAAACTCAGATATAAACGCTGTAAACGTACAGAACAGGGTGCAAAGGGCCACTAATTTACTGCCTGCCGAAGTAACCAAAGCAGGAGTAACTGTAGATAAGCAGCAAAGTAGTAACCTGCTCATCTTTGCGCTTAAAAGTAATAATCCGTCTTATGACCAGACATTTTTAAGCAATTATGCCAACATCAATCTTATACCGGAAATTAAGCGGATAAACGGCGTGGGCAGTGTAGTTTCATTTGGTACAAAGGACTATTCCATGCGTGTTTGGCTGAAGCCGGATATAATGGCTACCTATGGCATAACCCCTGCAGATGTGAACAACGCGCTTGCAGAACAAAATTTTGATGCTGCGCCCGGTAAATTTGGAGAAAACAGCGACCAGGTTTTTCAGTACACCATTAAATATACCGGCCGGTTGATCGATACCACGCAGTTTGGTAACATCATTATGCGTTCTAAAACTGATGGCCAGTTATTACGATTAAAGGATATCGCCAGGCTGGAATTGGGTTCCCTCACCTATTCTTCTACTATGAATACTGACGATCAGCCCGCAACAGTTATTGCTATAAGCCAAACGGCAGGATCCAATGCCCAGGCCATTATTAAGGATGCCATAGCTACACTTGATAAAGCTTCCGCTTCTTTTCCCGAAGGTGTTAGTTATATACCCTTGTTGAACGCGAATGACTTTTTAGGTGCATCTATAGAAAAAGTAGTACACACTTTAATAGAAGCCTATATTTTGGTTTTCCTTGTTGTTTTTATTTTTCTCCAGGATTTTCGCTCCACCCTTATTCCGGGTATATCGGTTTTGGTGTCTATCATCGGTACGTTTGCCTGTCTCAGCTTGTTTGGCTTTACAATTAACCTGCTAACGCTTTTTGCTTTGGTCCTGGCCATCGGTATTGTGGTAGATGATGCTATAGTAGTCGTAGAGGCGGTACATGCCAAGCTTGATGAAGGTTATAAATCAGCATACAATGCATCTGTTGATGCTATGTCTGAATTGGGCGGAACTATCGTAGCAATTACATTGGTCATGGCCGCCGTGTTTGTTCCGGTTTCTTTTATCAGCGGTAGCTCAGGGGTATTTTTTAAACAGTTTGGTTTAACGTTGGCTTCAGCAATTGTAATTTCAGCGATCAATGCCTTAACGCTAAGCCCCGCATTATGCGCCCTGTTTTTGAAACCACATGAAGAACATAATGGAACCAGAAAAAACCTGCTGCAAAGGTTTTATATGGCTTTTAATACCGGTTTTGATGCCTTAAAGGGCAAATACCAAAAGTCAATAGGCTTCTTAACCCGCAAAAAATGGATCATTCCGTCTGCAGTAGTTCTATTTACCGCATTACTCGTTTTCTTCATGAAAACATCGCCAGGCGGTTTTGTGCCCAATGAAGATCAGGGAACCATCTTCGCTGATATCAGCTTACCGCCGGGTAGCTCTCTTGAAAAAACCATGCAGGTTGCCAATATGGTAGACAATATGGCGAAGAATATACCTGAAGTTGCTAACCGGGCAAAAATAACCGGGCAAAGCATTATCAATGGTACCGGTAGCAATTTTGGATTGCTCATATTTAAGTTAAAGCCGTGGGATAAAAGAGAGGGGGTAAAAGTAGATGATGTGATTGGCAGGTTATTTGGAATGACCGCCGGAATAAAAGATGCAAAAATCATCTTCTTTGCACCACCAACTGTACCAGGCTTTGGTAACTCAAGCGGGTTTACCATTGAACTGCAGGATAAAACAGGAGGCAGCGTTGAAAATTTCAGCAAAGTAGCCGGTGGCTTCCTGGGAGCAATTAACCAACGTCCGGAAATCTTATACGGCGCTACTGGGTTCAATCCTAACTACCCTCAATATTTAATGAATATAAACGTAGCCAAAACAAAAGAAGCCGGCATTTTACCCAGCGATCTGATGTCAACTATGCAGGGGTATTACGGTGGTATATATGCTTCTAACTTTAACCAGTTTGGTAAACAATACCGGGTTATGATACAGGCTGATGCTAAATACCGGAGCAATTCACAGAGCCTCAATAATGTATATGTTAAAAATGCATCTGGTAACATGGCGCCTGTGTCCGAATTTGTTACCCTCACTTCTGTTAATGGACCACAAAGTTTGTCAAGGTTCAACCTGTATAATAATATATCTGTTATCGGCAGTCCCAAACCCGGGTTTAGCAGCGGCGATGCACTTAATGCTGTGAGAGAAACTGCGGCCCAAACCCTGCCTGCCGGTTATACTTTTGACTACTCAGGATTATCACGTGAAGAGGTAAATTCTGGTGGACAAACAGTTTTCATCTATATACTTTGTATAGTGTTTGTATTCTTTTTACTGAGCGCTCTTTATGAAAGTTATATTATACCGTTTGCTGTTCTATTATCCCTTCCTGTAGGCTTGTTTGGCACTTACCTTTTTGCAAGGATCATGGGGATAGATAACAACATATATATGCAAATATCTGTAGTGATGCTCATTGGTTTACTCGCTAAAAATGCTATCCTGATAGTTGAGTATGCAGTTGCAAGGCGAGAGAAAGGTATGACAATTGTAAACGCCGCCATTGAAGCTGCCACAGCACGTTTGCGGCCTATATTAATGACGTCACTTGCGTTTATTGTGGGCCTGATGCCGCTGATGTTCTCATCTGGTGTTGGTGCTGCCGGCAATCGCTCTATTGGCACCGGTGCTGTAGGCGGAATGCTAGTAGGAACAATATTCGGTGTATTCATTATTCCTGTCCTTTACATCATTTTTCAAACATTACAGGAAAAATTCAGCGGAAAAAAGAAGCCAGGTGAGGTGGTAATTCCTGCATTAGATTAA